In a single window of the Massilia oculi genome:
- a CDS encoding response regulator — protein sequence MTIRILLVDDHKTMLWGLERLIQAEGDAFQLVGSASDGIEARALCAEFSPDIVLLDLDLRGSSSIDFIPALLQNGTSKVVILSANRDQATLAAAVKAGARGVVSKEAPTDDVLAAVRKVHGGELWLDQTLMQVLLGQLVAPSPKADPEAQRIASLTAREREVIGMIVQGKGALNKDLAERAFISERTLRNHLTTIYQKLDVANRLELYVYATKHGLS from the coding sequence ATGACCATTCGTATCCTGCTGGTCGACGACCATAAAACCATGTTGTGGGGCCTCGAGCGCCTGATCCAGGCCGAGGGCGATGCCTTCCAGCTGGTCGGCAGCGCCAGCGACGGCATCGAGGCCAGGGCCTTGTGCGCCGAGTTCAGCCCCGACATCGTGCTGCTCGACCTCGACCTCAGAGGCAGCAGCTCGATCGATTTCATTCCGGCGTTGCTGCAGAACGGCACCAGCAAGGTCGTCATCCTGAGCGCCAACCGCGACCAGGCGACGCTGGCGGCGGCGGTCAAGGCCGGCGCCCGCGGGGTAGTCAGCAAGGAGGCGCCGACCGACGATGTGCTGGCGGCCGTACGCAAGGTGCATGGCGGCGAGCTATGGCTCGACCAGACGCTGATGCAGGTCTTGCTGGGACAGCTGGTAGCCCCAAGCCCGAAGGCCGACCCGGAGGCCCAGCGCATCGCCTCGCTGACGGCGCGCGAACGCGAGGTGATCGGCATGATCGTGCAGGGCAAGGGCGCCCTGAACAAGGACCTGGCCGAACGCGCTTTCATCTCGGAGCGCACGCTGCGTAATCATCTGACCACGATCTACCAGAAGCTCGACGTGGCGAATCGCCTCGAGCTGTACGTCTACGCTACAAAGCACGGTCTGTCCTGA
- a CDS encoding Flp family type IVb pilin, translating into MNFIANLIKEEDGVTAIEYALIASLIAGVIIAAVSLLGGNISTLFNTLADRIKAKTPTTA; encoded by the coding sequence ATGAACTTCATCGCCAACCTGATCAAAGAAGAAGACGGCGTCACCGCGATCGAGTACGCACTGATCGCCTCGCTGATCGCCGGCGTCATCATTGCCGCAGTCAGCCTGCTGGGTGGCAACATCAGCACCCTGTTCAATACCCTGGCGGACCGCATTAAGGCCAAGACCCCGACCACCGCTTAA
- a CDS encoding A24 family peptidase encodes MTSLPHLLPLLILLALLGAAVWHDVRVRRIPNAVVFPGMLAAFALHAMLPAGQGLFAPQMGGLGLLQSLGGWGLGLALLLPMYALRLMGAGDVKLLAMVGAFVGAGQILTVGLITLAAGGVLALAFAAWQGQLRRLVGNAWHMALHSAYSALAGSIAAPVTPPEAASGRLPYAVAIAAATVGCVLWIGVHGELPL; translated from the coding sequence TTGACAAGCCTGCCACATCTGCTGCCGCTCTTGATTCTGCTAGCCCTGCTCGGCGCCGCCGTCTGGCACGACGTGCGCGTGCGCCGCATCCCGAATGCCGTCGTGTTCCCCGGCATGCTCGCGGCTTTCGCGCTGCACGCGATGCTGCCGGCCGGGCAGGGCCTGTTCGCTCCGCAGATGGGCGGCCTGGGCCTGCTGCAGTCGCTGGGCGGTTGGGGCCTGGGCCTGGCGCTGCTGCTGCCGATGTACGCGCTGCGCCTGATGGGCGCCGGCGACGTCAAGCTGCTGGCGATGGTGGGCGCCTTCGTCGGCGCCGGCCAGATCCTGACGGTCGGCCTGATCACCCTGGCGGCCGGCGGCGTGCTGGCGCTGGCCTTCGCCGCCTGGCAAGGCCAGCTGCGCCGCCTGGTGGGCAACGCCTGGCATATGGCGCTGCACAGCGCCTACTCGGCTCTGGCCGGCAGCATCGCCGCACCGGTGACGCCGCCCGAGGCGGCCAGCGGCCGCCTGCCGTACGCGGTGGCGATCGCCGCCGCCACCGTCGGCTGCGTGCTGTGGATTGGCGTGCATGGGGAGTTGCCGCTGTGA
- a CDS encoding ATPase yields MSQISSKALPAPADARAPRTVEDTGLPFLFLAELISKVLFQRGQLRLAELASHLKLNVSVIDPLVAFLRAEKLCEIARVGNSGTDADLSYILTDAGRARAANAVARNAYAGPAPVTLAAYTAQVKAQSVAAMQVTRGAMAAAFDGVVANPLVLDQLGAAMNSGRAIFLHGLAGSGKTYLAERLRDLLVGTVSVPYALMVDGEVIPFFDAVQHVAADEGVATGLGLDRGSAPDARWVRGVRRPAALAGGELTLDMLDLRFDPHTRLYQAPPHLKSNNGIFIIDDLGRQRCTPEALMNRWIVPMDRSVDYLTLHTGHSFQIPFDVIVVFSSNFVPQRLSDGAFLRRLGYKIEVPPASLDEYATLFRQACASAGVAFDGAAFDYLLARHGERKVPLLACYPRDLVRQLRDLARYEERVPILNRQTLDWAWDNYFAAGAAGRPLELERRERGAVEYNNA; encoded by the coding sequence GTGAGCCAAATCTCGAGCAAGGCCCTGCCGGCCCCGGCGGACGCCCGTGCGCCGCGCACCGTGGAAGATACCGGCCTGCCGTTCCTGTTCCTGGCCGAACTGATCTCGAAAGTGCTGTTCCAGCGCGGCCAGCTGCGCCTGGCCGAACTGGCCAGCCACCTGAAGCTGAACGTCAGCGTCATCGATCCGCTGGTCGCCTTCCTGCGCGCCGAGAAGCTGTGCGAGATCGCGCGGGTGGGAAACAGCGGCACCGACGCCGACCTGTCGTACATCCTGACCGACGCCGGCCGCGCGCGCGCCGCCAACGCGGTCGCCCGCAACGCCTATGCGGGACCGGCGCCGGTGACCCTGGCGGCCTACACCGCCCAGGTGAAAGCGCAGAGCGTGGCGGCGATGCAGGTGACGCGCGGCGCGATGGCGGCGGCCTTCGACGGCGTCGTGGCCAACCCGCTGGTGCTGGACCAGCTGGGCGCAGCGATGAATTCGGGCCGCGCGATTTTCTTGCACGGGCTGGCCGGCAGCGGCAAGACCTATCTGGCCGAGCGCCTGCGCGACCTGCTGGTCGGCACGGTCTCGGTGCCTTACGCCCTGATGGTGGACGGCGAGGTGATTCCCTTCTTCGACGCCGTGCAGCACGTGGCGGCGGACGAAGGCGTAGCGACCGGCCTTGGGCTGGATCGCGGCAGCGCGCCCGACGCGCGCTGGGTGCGCGGCGTGCGCCGTCCGGCGGCGCTGGCCGGCGGCGAGCTGACCCTGGACATGCTGGACCTGCGCTTCGACCCGCACACCCGCCTGTACCAGGCGCCGCCGCACCTGAAGTCGAACAACGGCATCTTCATCATCGACGACCTGGGGCGCCAGCGTTGCACCCCGGAAGCCCTGATGAACCGCTGGATCGTGCCGATGGACCGCAGCGTCGATTACCTGACCCTGCACACCGGCCACAGCTTCCAGATTCCGTTCGACGTGATCGTCGTGTTCTCGTCGAACTTCGTGCCGCAGCGCCTGTCGGACGGCGCATTCCTGCGCCGCCTGGGCTACAAGATCGAGGTGCCGCCAGCGTCGCTTGACGAATACGCGACCCTGTTCCGCCAGGCCTGCGCCTCGGCCGGCGTGGCCTTCGATGGCGCTGCCTTCGACTACCTGCTGGCGCGCCACGGTGAGCGCAAGGTGCCGCTGCTGGCCTGCTACCCGCGCGACCTGGTGCGCCAGTTGCGCGACCTGGCGCGCTACGAGGAACGCGTCCCCATACTCAATCGCCAGACCCTCGACTGGGCCTGGGATAACTATTTCGCCGCCGGCGCCGCCGGCCGCCCCTTGGAGCTTGAGCGCCGCGAACGCGGCGCCGTGGAGTACAACAATGCGTAA